The following coding sequences lie in one Lolium perenne isolate Kyuss_39 chromosome 2, Kyuss_2.0, whole genome shotgun sequence genomic window:
- the LOC127333308 gene encoding AAA-ATPase At3g50940-like: protein MACSRKSKQLHSHSRASNQTKPRKEESPKQKPRKAQMDLLPSSAGAYGGKATEAYRKALSSAASAAAYAVLARSMARELLPEELRAAVRWGASLLRARFGFGAKEWRTLVVRSQTGGGSGREENLLFDAARTYLSTRLDPRAMRRLGLTLCTARDEGGLRSWTKRLFLEPGDSTVDVFDGVEFTWTSVEKSNGGGGGKKCAGNGESGIGGDREFVLMLSFEAEHTDMAMERYVPFVMTSAEETRQRERSLRICLNEGRKWFSLKHHHPATFDTLAMDPTLKQSIVADLDLFANRRDHYRRIGKAWKRGYLLYGPPGTGKSSMVAAMANHLRYDIYDLDLSHVESTMLQWLLITMSDKSILVIEDIDCCCDAMSRAVDGKESKTPALIGDKDGGVSSDIMEVPPPRARNTEITLSGLLNFIDGLWSTSGEERIIVLTTNYKERLDPALLRPGRMDMHIYMGFCCWEAFKTLARNYFVVDDHPLFPEIQELLAAVQVTPAEVSEMLLRTNDPDVALRGLTEFLKEKKQEQSNMESTDEDKLQGKHQVK from the exons ATGGCATGCAGCCGTAAAAGCAAACAACTTCACTCGCACAGCCGAGCTTCAAATCAAACCAAACCAAGGAAGGAGGAAAGCCCCAAGCAGAAACCAAGAAAGGCGCAGATGGATCTCTTACCATCCAGCGCGGGTGCCTATGGCGGAAAGGCGACGGAGGCGTACAGGAAGGCGCTGAGCTCGGCGGCCTCCGCGGCCGCGTACGCCGTGCTGGCGCGGAGCATGGCACGGGAGCTCCTCCCCGAAGAGCTGCGCGCCGCGGTGCGCTGGGGCGCGTCCCTGCTCCGCGCACGGTTCGGCTTCGGCGCCAAGGAGTGGCGCACGCTCGTGGTGCGGAGCCAgaccggcggcggcagcggtcGCGAGGAGAATCTCCTGTTCGACGCAGCAAGGACGTACCTGTCCACCAGGCTCGATCCGCGCGCCATGCGCCGTCTCGGGCTCACGCTCTGCACGGCCAGGGACGAAGGCGGCCTGAGAAGCTGGACGAAGCGCCTGTTCCTCGAGCCCGGGGACTCCACCGTCGACGTCTTCGACGGCGTCGAGTTCACGTGGACGTCCGTCGAGAAGAGCAACGGCGGGGGAGGAGGAAAGAAGTGCGCAGGTAACGGGGAGTCCGGCATCGGCGGCGACCGCGAGTTCGTGCTGATGCTCAGCTTCGAGGCGGAGCACACGGACATGGCCATGGAGAGGTACGTGCCCTTCGTCATGACCTCGGCCGAGGAGACGAGGCAGCGGGAGCGATCGCTCAGGATCTGCCTCAACGAGGGGCGGAAGTGGTTCAGCCTGAAGCACCACCACCCTGCCACCTTTGACACGCTTGCCATGGACCCGACGCTCAAGCAGTCCATCGTCGCCGACCTCGACCTGTTCGCCAACCGGAGGGACCACTACCGGCGGATCGGCAAGGCGTGGAAGCGCGGCTACCTCCTCTACGGTCCGCCCGGCACCGGCAAGTCTAGCATGGTCGCCGCCATGGCCAACCACCTCCGCTACGACATCTACGACCTCGACCTCTCCCACGTGGAGAGCACGATGCTGCAGTGGCTGCTCATCACCATGTCCGACAAGTCCATCCTCGTCATCGAGGACATCGACTGCTGCTGCGATGCCATGTCGAGGGCAGTGGACGGCAAGGAGAGCAAGACGCCGGCGCTGATTGGCGACAAAGACGGCGGTGTCTCATCAGACATCATGGAAGTtccgccgccgcgcgcgcgcAATACTGAG ATTACCCTGTCCGGGCTGCTCAACTTCATCGACGGGCTGTGGTCGACGAGCGGCGAGGAGCGCATCATCGTCCTCACCACCAACTACAAGGAACGCCTGGATCCAGCGCTGCTGCGGCCGGGGCGCATGGACATGCACATCTACATGGGCTTCTGCTGCTGGGAGGCGTTTAAGACGCTCGCCCGGAACTACTTCGTCGTCGACGACCACCCCCTGTTCCCGGAGATACAGGAACTGCTTGCGGCGGTGCAGGTGACGCCGGCCGAGGTGTCCGAGATGCTGCTGAGGACCAATGACCCCGACGTCGCGCTCCGAGGCCTCACAGAGTTCCTCAAAGAGAAGAAGCAGGAACAGAGTAACATGGAGAGTACGGATGAAGATAAGCTCCAGGGAAAGCATCAAGTCAAGTAA